The DNA window GCGGTCGTAGCCCGCCGTGCCGCCTAGCAGCAGCACGCGGCCGGAAGGCAGGACCACACCCGCGAATTTGTTGCGTGGGGTGGTCATCGGACCAGCCACCGCGAAGGTGCCGGTGGCGGGCGTGAAGACCTCCACGCTGGCGTGCGCGCCGCTCCGGTCCGCGTGGCCCCCGGCGATCAGCACCCGGCCGTCGCGCAGAAGCACGGCCACATGGGCGGCCCGCGGCCGGGTCATGGTGCCCACGGCCCTAAAGGTGCCACGCGCGGGGTCATAGACTTCGGCCGTGTTCAGGGCCGTGCCCTCCCGCACCGTGCCCCCCGCCAACAGCACCCGGCCATCCGCGAGCAGGGTGGCAGTATGTCCACTACGCCGTTCATGCATCTCGCCCGTGGCCTCGAATCGGCCGGTGCGTGGGTCGTAGACCTCGGCGCTGTCCACCACCCGGCCCACCGTCCAGCCGCCCGCGATCAGGACCCGGCCGTCTTGCAGACGGGTGGCGGTGTGACTCACGCGGGGAGCCGTCATGCGCCCCGTGGGCCGCAGGCTCCCGCTGGCAGGATCGTACAGTTCGGCGCTGGCGCTGCGCTCGTCCAGTTCGCAGCTTGGCCGAGTGCAGCCGCCCACCAGCAGGACCTGACCCCCCGGCAACAGCGTGGCCGTGTGGGCAGCGCGCGGAGTGGACAGCGGCGGTCCCCCTCGCAGGAAGCCTTCCGGGGGCAACCCGATCCCCACGGCCAGGCCCAGGACCACCCTCCCCAGACGATTCAGGCCGAACATGCTCCAGTGTAACCGGAGGGGGCACGCCCCCCGCCCCGTTAGCATGGGCCGCATGACACAACCGGGGGCCGAACTTCAGGAACTCATCGCCGCGATGGAGCAGCGCCGCGCGAAGGTCGAGGCGGGCGGCGGGCGCGAGCGCCAGCAAAAGCAGCGCGAGGGCGGCAAACTCACGGCCCGTGAGCGCATCGAGCGGCTGCTCGACCCCGGCAGCTTCATGGAACTCTCGACCTTCGTGGAGCATGGCGCCAACCGCCTGATGGTCGGCGTGGAGGCCCCCGGCGAGGGCGTGGTAACGGGGCGGGGCACGATTGGGGGGCGGCAGGTCTTCGTCTTCAGCCAGGATTTCACGGTGCTGGGCGGATCCCTGGGCAAGATGAACGCCGCCAAGGTCACCAAGGTGATGGACCTCGCGGCCAAGACGGGCTGCCCGGTGATCGGCCTGAACGACTCGGCGGGGGCGCGCATTCAGGAGGGGGTGGATTCCTTAAGCGGCTACGGCGAGATCTTCTACCGCAACGCGATCTACTCGGGCGCGGTGCCGCAGATCAGCGCGATCCTGGGGCCGTGCGCGGGGGGCGCGGTGTACTCCCCCGCCCTGACCGACTTCATCCTGATGAGCCGGGGAAGCTCGTACATGTTCATCACCGGGCCGGAAGTC is part of the Deinococcus apachensis DSM 19763 genome and encodes:
- a CDS encoding Kelch repeat-containing protein, whose product is MFGLNRLGRVVLGLAVGIGLPPEGFLRGGPPLSTPRAAHTATLLPGGQVLLVGGCTRPSCELDERSASAELYDPASGSLRPTGRMTAPRVSHTATRLQDGRVLIAGGWTVGRVVDSAEVYDPRTGRFEATGEMHERRSGHTATLLADGRVLLAGGTVREGTALNTAEVYDPARGTFRAVGTMTRPRAAHVAVLLRDGRVLIAGGHADRSGAHASVEVFTPATGTFAVAGPMTTPRNKFAGVVLPSGRVLLLGGTAGYDRDEVLHSAEVYDPAAGRSRASAPMGTGRYKFTDGVTALADGRIFVAGGGRAEIYDEQTDAFSPVSATLPGAEQFMTTTAFPGGVLVAGGYDTQINPTNRSWVWRDISGP